A genomic segment from Limnochordia bacterium encodes:
- the proB gene encoding glutamate 5-kinase codes for MARIVVKVGTSTLTHANGRLNFLQMERLVRQVSDLSNMEHEVVLVSSGAVGAGVSKLGLKKRPDSVSEKQAVAAVGQGLLMQVYEKLFSEYGQTTAQVLLTRADLMQRERYLNARHALQKLLDFRVIPVINENDTVAVDELCFGDNDRLSALVAALVDADMLIILSDVDGLYSKDPNKYADARIVPEVTCIDERLLQAAGDSISGVGTGGMITKLQAAQTAMACGITTYLTNGKIEDVIRRIVAGEEIGTRFVPQKQKIMGKKRWLAFYQKPQGRIKIDPGAQQALVVHGKSLLPSGVIGVEGEFSQGDLVLVVDETGNEVGRGLVNYHGEEVAKIMGLRTDQLSKVLEHAYYDEVIHRDNLVIVPGVNANKPS; via the coding sequence ATGGCACGGATTGTGGTTAAAGTGGGGACGAGCACCCTTACCCATGCCAATGGAAGATTGAATTTCTTGCAGATGGAACGGCTTGTCCGGCAAGTCTCTGACCTAAGTAATATGGAGCATGAAGTGGTTTTAGTTAGTTCCGGGGCAGTGGGGGCGGGAGTCAGTAAACTTGGTTTGAAAAAACGTCCCGACTCTGTTTCTGAGAAACAGGCGGTAGCCGCTGTGGGACAGGGACTGCTGATGCAGGTGTACGAAAAACTCTTCAGTGAGTATGGACAGACTACAGCCCAGGTGCTTTTAACACGGGCGGATCTAATGCAGCGAGAAAGGTATTTGAACGCCCGACACGCGCTGCAAAAACTATTAGATTTCCGCGTGATTCCGGTGATTAACGAGAATGATACTGTCGCGGTGGATGAGCTTTGCTTTGGGGACAATGATCGGTTGTCCGCCCTTGTGGCGGCGTTAGTCGATGCGGACATGTTGATTATCCTATCCGATGTTGATGGCCTGTATTCCAAGGACCCCAACAAGTATGCCGATGCTAGGATTGTGCCTGAGGTGACCTGTATTGATGAAAGACTGCTACAAGCAGCGGGAGACAGTATTAGTGGGGTGGGAACCGGAGGAATGATCACAAAGCTACAGGCTGCACAAACCGCAATGGCATGCGGAATTACCACTTATCTTACCAATGGGAAAATTGAAGATGTGATCCGCAGAATTGTTGCCGGAGAGGAAATCGGTACCCGATTTGTGCCGCAGAAGCAAAAGATTATGGGTAAGAAACGTTGGTTGGCTTTTTATCAGAAGCCCCAAGGAAGGATTAAGATTGACCCTGGCGCCCAGCAGGCCTTAGTTGTACACGGTAAGTCTCTGCTACCCAGTGGAGTTATCGGTGTGGAAGGTGAGTTTTCCCAGGGAGACCTAGTACTTGTTGTGGATGAGACGGGTAATGAAGTGGGTCGGGGACTGGTGAATTACCATGGGGAAGAAGTTGCCAAGATCATGGGTCTACGGACAGATCAGTTGAGCAAGGTCTTGGAACATGCCTACTACGATGAAGTGATTCATCGAGATAACTTGGTTATTGTGCCGGGCGTAAATGCCAATAAACCAT
- the obgE gene encoding GTPase ObgE, with protein sequence MFIDEVQISVEGGHGGNGAASFRREKYIPAGGPDGGDGGNGGDVFLVADQNLNTLVDLRYKKLYRAQDGEKGAGARRFGKNGEDLIVFVPVGTLVYDERNRLLGDLVRHNQRLLVASGGRGGRGNARFATPQRQAPAFAEKGEKGDRVELRLELKLLADVGLIGYPNVGKSTLISAISNAKPKIADYHFTTLVPNLGVVSIEPGKSFVVADLPGLIEGAAEGVGLGHRFLKHAERTRLLVHLVDLSGSEGRDPAMDVLTINRELAAYDPALAELPQILCANKTDLLGDRLEKTLDEFIRELDGAEVLAISAVTGQGVEQLKYRIFEELQGLKSQEEESLPKDIYVHRPRPSRPSLEEFSVVKEDGVYVVQGAGIDHFLARVDLENPDALRYFSRRLERAGVINALRDAGVANGDTVRIGEFEFDYVE encoded by the coding sequence ATGTTTATTGATGAAGTACAGATATCAGTTGAGGGCGGCCATGGTGGTAACGGGGCAGCGAGTTTTCGCAGGGAGAAGTATATACCCGCTGGGGGTCCTGACGGTGGTGATGGCGGTAACGGTGGAGATGTATTTCTTGTTGCCGATCAAAATCTAAATACGTTAGTTGATTTACGCTATAAAAAGCTTTACCGGGCTCAGGATGGCGAAAAAGGCGCAGGCGCGAGACGGTTTGGCAAAAACGGTGAGGATCTCATTGTCTTTGTGCCTGTGGGTACCTTAGTATATGATGAACGTAACCGGCTTCTAGGTGATCTAGTCCGACATAACCAACGTCTGTTAGTGGCATCAGGTGGCCGGGGTGGCCGGGGGAATGCGCGTTTTGCTACTCCGCAAAGACAAGCCCCTGCCTTTGCGGAAAAGGGTGAAAAGGGAGATCGGGTGGAACTGCGGCTGGAGCTCAAACTCCTAGCAGATGTGGGCCTTATTGGGTATCCCAATGTGGGCAAATCCACTTTGATTTCGGCGATCTCCAATGCAAAGCCGAAAATAGCCGATTACCATTTTACCACCTTGGTGCCTAATCTTGGCGTAGTGTCCATTGAGCCTGGTAAGAGCTTCGTTGTTGCAGACTTACCAGGGCTGATTGAAGGTGCGGCTGAAGGAGTGGGCCTGGGGCACCGGTTCTTGAAACATGCGGAACGAACAAGACTTCTTGTGCATCTGGTGGACCTGTCGGGAAGTGAAGGCAGAGACCCGGCCATGGACGTTCTGACGATTAACCGAGAGCTTGCGGCCTATGATCCGGCTTTGGCCGAGTTGCCCCAGATCCTATGTGCCAACAAAACGGATCTGTTAGGTGATCGGTTAGAAAAAACCCTAGATGAGTTTATCAGGGAACTTGATGGGGCCGAGGTACTGGCCATATCTGCAGTGACAGGCCAAGGTGTGGAGCAGTTGAAGTACCGGATCTTCGAAGAGCTCCAAGGACTAAAATCCCAAGAGGAGGAATCTCTCCCCAAAGATATTTATGTGCACCGTCCTAGACCGTCCCGGCCCTCCCTTGAGGAATTTAGTGTGGTCAAAGAAGATGGCGTCTACGTTGTGCAAGGTGCGGGGATTGATCACTTTCTTGCCAGGGTTGATCTTGAAAACCCCGATGCCTTAAGGTATTTTAGTAGACGGCTGGAACGGGCCGGGGTGATTAATGCCTTGAGGGATGCTGGTGTGGCCAATGGTGATACGGTTAGAATTGGGGAATTTGAGTTTGATTACGTAGAGTAG